The genomic region TCAAAAAATCACGAACCGCAGACATCCGGGAGTTGGCCAAGGCTCGCTGATGCTCTTCGATTAGAATGCGACCGGCTTGGCCTTCTTCCACCCCACGCTTATGGCCCTCCACGAGGCCGACCTCACGTCCAGCATCGAACGCCTCTTTCTTGGCCTCCGCCAGAGCCACCTCTTGCTCAGAACGAAGAATCTCCCTCTCCTTCTTGGCAACATCGAGCTCGGCTCGCAACTTTTGCACTTCATCCCCCAAGGCCAGCAGGTTATCCTCTTGCTTGCGTTCGGTCTCGTCTCGTTCGGCCAGTTGAGACCTAAGATCTTGCACCTTCTGATCAGTTTGAATATAACTCTTGATAATGGGTACATTTGAGGCTTAGGCTTCGAAGAAAGGTCATGGCCTGCAAAATCAAATGCAATGAATGGCACAAAAGAGGGGAGGACGAAGGAAACCAGCCGATGAAATACCTGGACTAGGGAGTGGGCAGCGAACTCCTCGAGCCGAATAGGGTTATTCGGTACAAGTGCTCCCTGGTCGCGAACGGAGACGAATGAGTTGTAGATTGCAAAAGTGTCCCCTCCAGCCTCGCCATACAGCGACGAGCTCGACATATCTTGCCATTCGGGAGGCGGCACATTGCCTCGAAGAGATGCCCGGCTGTCCTCCCAACATGTGGCGAGCTGCGCCACCCTCAAAAATTTGTCCCGATCTTCATCAACACTAGTCTTATCCGCGGCTTCCTTAGCCATCCTGCTCAGCACGCTCGGGCTATGCGATTTTGAAGGAGGGTGAGAGGCCTCAGCGGGCTCCTTCCCCTTGCCCTTATCGCTAGGCCCTAACTTGGACTTGGGCCCTTGTCCTTTCTTCGGGGGAGATCGCCTCCTTTTCTTAGATCGCTCCTCAGGCGGACCTGGGCTCCCCTGGTCGACCCCATGGCCCCCGCTAGCCTCGTCCAGACCCAGTTCTAACTCCGAGGAGTTGTAGCCGAGATGATCATTATGGGCGGAAGGCGTACCCTCGCTATCAACTGCAATGGGCTGTTGCCCATCAGGAGTGGCAATTGCGAGTGTTTTGGAGGGAACCGAGGGAGGTGGGATCAAAGATAAATCTTGAGCACTAGCAACTGCCTTGCCCTTCCCTTTCGGATCCGAGGAACTTGCGATCTCACCCCCCTTCCTCGATTTGTTCTGGGCCGCGATCCTCCGCATAGCCGTGCGCGTGCTCATGATGATACTATCTGCGAGCAGGGAAAGGTTAGCATATGCGAACACTACAGCGATGAAAGCAAGTGAGAccgaaagaagaaaatcaccTAAGGACTCTTCGATGTGAAGGGACGCTGGAGAGAGCCCAGACAATTGCAAAACTTTCTCATtgagaagcttcttgggaTCATACTTATAAAATGTCAGACTCCTTATTTGGTCACCCTCCAGCCCCCCACCACAGGTTTTCGGAAGGGGTTTATACTTAGTCCACTCGTTCTTGAAANNNNNNNNNNNNNNNNNNNNNNNNNNNNNNNNNNNNNNNCTCCTACATTCGACTTCAGGGCGCTCAGATACCCGCAATCTGGTTTGGCcgaaagatagaaaaaacctCGACTACCAGATCGCTTCGAGGTGGTGAAGGAATATAAActccaaaaattatcaaaactggGGTCTAAACCTACATATCGCATCATTACGACGAAAAGGATTATATGGGTAATGGAATTCGGGGAAAGCTGCATAGGGCATAACCCCAACTTATTCAAAATCGCGGCCACCGGGGGAGCCAGAGGAAATCTCAACCCAGCATCGAGgtgtttgatagaaaaagcAGTAAACCCCTCGGGAGGACGATGCGTACGGTCGAAGGCGGCAGGGATGAGAACGTCGAAATCGGAGGGGATGTGGTACTTTTCCCTAATCTTATTTACAGGAACCCTAACTTTACTGACCACAGCCTCCCAAGGGTTTTTGGCGAGCCGATCCTGGAACTTGGTAAGGACCGAAGGCCCAGTCTGTTAACTTGGCAAGGACCGAAGGCCCAGCCTGTTCATCCTTAAGTTTGGTGACCGGAAACTTCTTATTCCTCTTGGGAGAGGTAGAATACGACCCATGCGAAGATCTAGAGACAGACCTAGACCCGGACCCTAAGGACGAACCAGAACCAGACTCGGGAGAGGACCCAGAAGCAGATTCAGAACGAGACGAAGATGACCCCGAACTAGATCGTGGCTTAGAGCCAGATCGCGACTCAGAATTCGAGCTAGAGCTGGAAGGCATCGTACCTTAAAGCAGGATGACTCTGGAAGCCGCAGATCGAATACGAACTCGTGGTTGAGAGTCTTGGTCGCTGGAAGTCTTTGCGTGAGGTGGGCCTAGAAGTCAAAtgagggggtatttataggagaTCCGCTCTGGAACAACGCGCCCGGGCGAACCGAGGGGATCTTGCCACGTGTACGCAATCAACGGACGCGACGGTTCGACTTCCTCAAAGGCAACGAACTTGCACTTTGaaaaagtgggggagtaatgatgggtatATGTATAACCCCCCTACAATAAGACTAAaaagcccttcattaagggtaggATGGTCATTTCCGCGACCGGATCCGCGTACCTCGCAGCGGGCGGGTCGCAGAGGACCCGACCCAGGTCGCAGGAACCGAcagaagacccggacaatgacgGCCATTCGATTAGAATGAGAATCAACCAGatgaggccacgtggcccagtacttgCCGTACAACTGTGcactataaatagaccccgatacgccGTAAATAAGGTAACTGCTACACATtaattgagatcgaactttgagatagagcatatttctctcgatcaacctaacttgagcgtcggagggtcattgtcggggatatacccgacgagctcacagtccgtgttttattctcaggggatCCAAAACCTATTTCGGAAGAGTTAGTCGATCAGCGGTGAGATCGTCTCAGGAGATCGAAcaattcgacccggatcaacCTCCTATCACGCTGTActtgtatatgtaattttcctCGTCAACTTCATCAATACGATGCTTTGCTGTCTTGTATGGACTCCCTAtacgaaaattttaatttatatttatatataattagtgaacgtgcataaaaataaaattattagtaaattCCTCAAATATTTACGTACCATCAGCAAAAGTGACCAATTTGATGGTTCCAGGTCCTCCATGGCCCTCTAGGATTTGAAAGCTCTTAAAGGCATGTGGCAGAAGCTTAGGAATGAGGTTGTCTCCGTCCAGAACGAGGGACTTAAACAACCTGGCTGGTGGGACTGAGGAGATCAGTTCATCCTCATAATTCAGCACACCCATATCTGAAttggaaaatcaagaaacacagGTACCAAACTAAAGCTATGTGGTCTGAAAATTGTGAGAAACAAAAGCCCACATTTATAATGAAAGGCAAAGGCCAGCTTAAGGTTTTAATTATTCAcatattataatcataatcaTAGTCTTCTTCTCTTACAAATTTTGTAATGATAAGTCTTCATTTCCTGCCAATATTGTAATGATAAATAGTctgtgatgatgatgatgtccCTCAAAATTTGGATATATTGATTGAAGTAGTTGGTTATCTAATTCAGCTGCACAGCTTGGAACTTTTCAATGCATATCTAAGCATTTGAATATTTCAGCCTAATCCATAATATAATTTGGATATATAACGAGTTGACTGCGCGACTTCctttaaatcatttatttggaCATCATCGAATAACTATTGTGTttagattaataaatttaaattataatttttaaaatactaattgattatatatataatatggagttattagaattttttttttttcaaatttaaatacttttatcaaaatataaccTTAATGAGATCCAAGAGCccttaaaatttcattatatatataagtactTGTCAAGGATATAAAATTAAGACAattagagataaataaattcaacgcGGGCTCAAAGTTGAATATTTGAacttattcatttattatttatttttcaccgTGATTAAAAGCAAGATGatgtagtatatatatacctaacaaatataaaattggtgAATTAGGTAAATGGATTGCAGATATGATAGGAAGATAATGTGGCAACttgattgattaaaaatagtgcaaaatCGAGCGGTTgattatagtttaatttaccaattaaatcCATACAAGTTGAGCTTGAAATACTGATAATATGTTTTGGTCCATCGTAATTAACACCAAGAATTCGTCATTGAATATCGCCACATAATTGATATCATCggcatatattttaatgttccGACAACGTAAtcaagattatataattatgggATGTGCATTATTATCTGATGGGGCCTTCATACaagcaacaaaaatattatttaattaaattaatttatatattaggaaaaaaaaaacacagtGGCGGCGTACTAAAGAACCGCGCCCTCCTCACCCCTGGGCAACGTCCGTCGCCctccttttttatttgggCGGGGATCGGGGGAGGGGCGAAGcaggtggggtggggggtggattataattattattttaaattttttttataaattataattatatatatcaagtgtattttaatagttataaatta from Sesamum indicum cultivar Zhongzhi No. 13 linkage group LG3, S_indicum_v1.0, whole genome shotgun sequence harbors:
- the LOC110011773 gene encoding uncharacterized protein LOC110011773, with protein sequence MPSSSSSNSESRSGSKPRSSSGSSSSRSESASGSSPESGSGSSLGSGSRSVSRSSHGSYSTSPKRNKKFPVTKLKDEQAGPSVLAKLTDWAFGPYQVPGSARQKPLGGCGLDPSFDNFWSLYSFTTSKRSGSRGFFYLSAKPDCGYLSALKSNNEWTKYKPLPKTCGGGLEGDQIRSLTFYKYDPKKLLNEKVLQLSGLSPASLHIEESLGDFLLSVSLAFIAVVFAYANLSLLADSIIMSTRTAMRRIAAQNKSRKGGEIASSSDPKGKGKAVASAQDLSLIPPPSVPSKTLAIATPDGQQPIAVDSEGTPSAHNDHLGYNSSELELGLDEASGGHGVDQGSPGPPEERSKKRRRSPPKKGQGPKSKLGPSDKGKGKEPAEASHPPSKSHSPSVLSRMAKEAADKTSVDEDRDKFLRVAQLATCWEDSRASLRGNVPPPEWQDMSSSSLYGEAGGDTFAIYNSFVSVRDQGALVPNNPIRLEEFAAHSLVQAMTFLRSLSLKCTHYQELYSN